A window of Christiangramia forsetii KT0803 contains these coding sequences:
- a CDS encoding carboxypeptidase-like regulatory domain-containing protein, which yields MKNPDNISSSGIHSIVFMLCTLFISLQSFAFQPSEIEYVEYKGEVVNANNGRGISSAYLSLNNSNISTITNADGKFSLKVPEDLIEATVTISVLGFQSKTLPLDYFKPEETVIELEETVEELTEVSLYKATNASLLVKEMLAKKDDNYLSDQSLMTSFYRETIKKGWNNVSLSEAVVKIFKSPYNSNKKDLVSLYKARKSTDYDKLDTLALKLRGGPFNTLYLDMMKYTEYVLRPEMMNSYDFKFDDATKINDRYTYVVDFREMDQSDPWYFGKLFIDAETSTLVKAEYSLNVDDRDAAAAMFVKKKPNGSKVYPTELNYQVDYAQNNGKWHYAYGKAQMDYVVNWKRKIFNSKYKINTEMVVTDWQAYAGNDWKKSVDLINPNIVMVDDVSGFYDSEFWGSNNIIEPEKSIQNAIDKIKRKMNDE from the coding sequence ATGAAAAATCCTGATAATATTTCCAGTAGCGGCATACATTCTATAGTTTTCATGCTCTGTACGCTCTTTATATCATTACAAAGTTTTGCTTTTCAGCCTTCAGAAATTGAATATGTTGAGTATAAAGGGGAAGTTGTAAACGCAAATAACGGAAGGGGTATTTCTTCTGCTTACCTCTCCCTCAATAATAGTAATATATCGACGATCACTAATGCCGACGGTAAATTCTCCCTTAAAGTACCGGAGGATCTTATAGAAGCAACTGTAACTATCTCTGTTCTTGGATTCCAAAGTAAAACACTGCCATTGGATTATTTTAAACCAGAAGAGACAGTAATTGAATTGGAAGAGACCGTAGAGGAACTTACAGAAGTTAGTCTCTATAAGGCAACCAATGCAAGCTTACTGGTTAAAGAAATGCTCGCAAAGAAAGATGACAATTACCTTTCAGATCAAAGTTTAATGACCTCATTTTACAGAGAGACGATTAAAAAGGGCTGGAATAATGTGAGTCTTTCAGAAGCCGTGGTTAAGATCTTCAAAAGTCCCTATAACTCTAACAAAAAGGATTTAGTATCATTATATAAAGCACGCAAAAGTACCGATTATGATAAATTAGATACACTTGCCCTGAAATTACGCGGAGGGCCATTTAATACATTATATCTGGATATGATGAAGTATACTGAATATGTGTTGAGACCTGAAATGATGAATAGCTATGATTTTAAATTTGATGATGCTACAAAGATCAATGATCGTTATACTTATGTAGTGGATTTTAGAGAAATGGATCAATCTGATCCATGGTATTTTGGAAAATTATTTATCGATGCGGAAACATCCACCCTTGTAAAAGCCGAATATAGCCTGAATGTTGATGACAGGGATGCAGCTGCTGCAATGTTCGTTAAAAAGAAACCCAACGGCTCAAAAGTATATCCAACCGAATTAAACTACCAGGTAGACTATGCTCAAAACAACGGAAAATGGCATTATGCGTATGGTAAAGCACAAATGGACTATGTTGTAAATTGGAAAAGAAAGATCTTTAATTCAAAATATAAGATCAACACTGAAATGGTGGTAACAGATTGGCAGGCCTATGCCGGAAATGACTGGAAAAAATCAGTTGACCTGATCAATCCAAATATTGTGATGGTAGATGATGTCTCCGGCTTCTATGATTCTGAATTCTGGGGAAGTAATAATATTATTGAACCTGAAAAATCCATTCAAAATGCAATTGATAAAATCAAACGCAAAATGAATGATGAATAA
- a CDS encoding GNAT family N-acetyltransferase — translation MNFKEFPQLTTSRLCLRKLEESDWECVSFLRSDKTVNHFVQRPNADTKEKAIQFIENINLKFKSNQILYWCISLENEQRMIGSICLWNFSEDRKTAEIGYDLDPDFQNNGIMDESMKVVLSFGFSHLGLKKVEAFTHSKNDNSIKLLRRNKFRLKEGRIDKDNLEIIIFEVDRPAMVQG, via the coding sequence ATGAATTTTAAAGAATTTCCTCAATTAACAACATCAAGGTTATGTTTAAGAAAGTTAGAGGAGTCTGATTGGGAATGCGTCTCATTCTTACGTTCAGATAAAACCGTAAACCATTTTGTACAGCGTCCCAATGCAGATACGAAAGAGAAAGCAATTCAGTTTATTGAAAATATCAATTTAAAATTTAAAAGCAATCAAATACTTTATTGGTGTATTTCATTGGAAAATGAGCAAAGAATGATTGGTTCTATTTGTCTTTGGAATTTTTCTGAAGATAGAAAAACTGCTGAAATAGGTTATGATTTAGACCCTGATTTTCAGAATAACGGAATCATGGATGAAAGTATGAAAGTAGTGTTGAGCTTTGGTTTCAGTCACTTAGGCCTTAAAAAGGTCGAAGCTTTTACACATAGCAAAAATGATAACTCCATAAAACTCTTAAGGAGGAATAAATTCCGACTTAAAGAGGGCAGGATAGATAAAGATAACCTAGAAATTATAATTTTTGAGGTAGATCGGCCGGCAATGGTTCAAGGCTAG
- a CDS encoding class I SAM-dependent methyltransferase, whose product MKDNFSTKSADYKKFRPDYPDEIYDFIRSKINGFDNAWDCGTGNGQVAGVIADFFTNVAATDISENQIKNAVKKSNIKYSIQPAEKTTFKNEQFDLIISAQAAHWFEFDKFYSEVKRCLKPDGLVVLMGYGLFTSNPATNELIADFYDNTIGAYWDPERKYLDEHYHTIPFPFKDIKAPPFFRVCEWDIEHLLGYLRTWSAVNHYEKKNDRNPVSLIEDRLRNTFGKKNKIVFPILLRLGKIEVYD is encoded by the coding sequence TTGAAAGATAATTTTTCTACCAAATCAGCAGATTATAAGAAGTTTAGGCCAGATTACCCCGATGAAATTTATGATTTTATAAGATCGAAAATAAATGGTTTTGATAATGCATGGGATTGCGGAACAGGAAATGGTCAGGTTGCCGGAGTAATTGCCGATTTTTTTACTAATGTAGCGGCTACAGATATTAGTGAGAATCAAATTAAGAATGCGGTTAAGAAGTCTAATATTAAATATTCAATTCAACCCGCTGAAAAAACAACTTTTAAAAATGAACAATTTGATCTTATTATCAGCGCTCAGGCAGCGCATTGGTTTGAGTTTGATAAGTTCTACTCTGAAGTGAAAAGATGTTTGAAACCCGACGGATTGGTGGTTTTAATGGGATATGGACTTTTTACTAGTAACCCAGCAACAAATGAACTTATCGCTGATTTTTATGATAATACAATCGGTGCATACTGGGATCCTGAACGCAAATATCTAGATGAACACTATCATACAATTCCTTTTCCATTCAAAGATATCAAGGCTCCTCCTTTTTTCCGGGTTTGTGAATGGGATATAGAACATTTATTGGGATATCTAAGAACCTGGTCTGCGGTAAATCATTATGAAAAAAAGAATGACAGGAATCCGGTTTCATTAATTGAAGATCGTCTTCGTAATACTTTTGGGAAAAAGAATAAGATTGTATTTCCAATCTTGCTTAGATTGGGGAAAATTGAAGTTTATGATTAA
- a CDS encoding TonB-dependent receptor, with amino-acid sequence MNKILLFIALLMVPITMMTQEVKGIVTDNAGTPLPGVNVYEKGTEKGTSTDFDGRYTIEVAGEATLVFSFVGFEEQEVAVNGRSQVDVTLADGVSLGEVQLVGSRSPRRTATDTPVAVDVIDVSEVNTQTGKIEVNELLQYAAPSFNANKQSGSDGADHIDPASLRGLGPDQTLVLVNGKRRHQSSLINVFGTRGRGNTGTDLNAIPAASIKRIEILRDGASAQYGSDAIAGVINIVLKDAVEKFSGSVNYGFYSTNADGDFPDGTPNTDGNRLDTDRDGNAIGDDQNFDGGSVKVAANYGFEIADEGYANFTMEYLNKNKTLRPGFDFRRGFGEASIEGVNFMGNLAIPISENSEFYAFGGRNYRDTDAFAFTRNNPTARNVVDIYPNGFTPRITSIITDNSVAAGFRTKTESGWNIDISNTWGKNLFHYYIKGTLNASLGENSPTDFDAGGHNLSQNVINLDFSKYYEDMLEGVNFAFGAEYRTENFEIFAGEEGSYATYDEDGRPIINPDIQQQPIDPMTGDPRPGGSQGFPGYGPANEVDRSRSNVSLYADAEFEFTEAFLLAAAARFENYSDFGSTINGKLAARLKATDDINIRGSVSTGFRAPSLAQIYYNLKFTNFVGGDALESLLSPNNSPVTASFGIGALQEETALNASLGFTANFGKFTATVDGYYINVQDRIVLTGNFDAPQIDNVEAAQFFANGADTETVGLDIVLSNEFEIGEGKLTTSFIGNFNNMEITEVKNGNLNEQTFFGERDKSFLLASAPDSKLTLNLIYDIEWFDAALGLTRFSDVTLLDFQMLEPVEDYGSLANQVDAASDVYDSKIVTDLNLGFKLNDVLKLNVGSNNLFNVYPDQQDDWTEAGGYWDAVQMGFGGAYYYAKLNIRL; translated from the coding sequence TTAGTTTTGTTGGGTTTGAAGAACAGGAAGTAGCCGTGAATGGCCGTTCCCAGGTAGATGTGACCCTTGCAGACGGAGTGTCCTTAGGTGAGGTACAATTAGTAGGATCCAGAAGTCCCAGGCGTACCGCTACAGATACGCCGGTGGCGGTGGATGTAATCGACGTGAGCGAAGTAAATACTCAGACAGGTAAAATTGAAGTAAATGAATTATTGCAATATGCCGCGCCTTCGTTTAATGCCAATAAGCAATCTGGATCAGATGGCGCAGACCATATAGATCCCGCTTCCCTAAGAGGATTAGGCCCGGATCAAACACTGGTACTCGTTAACGGAAAGAGAAGACATCAATCCTCCCTTATCAATGTTTTTGGAACACGCGGAAGAGGAAATACCGGTACAGATCTTAACGCAATCCCCGCTGCTTCCATTAAAAGAATTGAAATTCTTAGAGATGGAGCTTCAGCCCAATATGGGTCTGATGCGATTGCAGGTGTAATCAATATCGTCCTTAAAGATGCTGTAGAAAAGTTTAGCGGAAGTGTAAATTATGGATTTTATAGTACAAATGCTGATGGAGATTTTCCTGATGGCACTCCAAATACCGACGGCAATAGATTAGATACCGATAGGGATGGAAATGCTATTGGGGATGATCAAAATTTTGATGGAGGCTCAGTAAAAGTAGCAGCTAATTATGGGTTTGAAATTGCCGATGAAGGTTATGCTAATTTTACAATGGAGTATTTGAATAAAAATAAAACCTTAAGACCAGGCTTCGATTTTCGAAGAGGCTTTGGTGAAGCTTCCATAGAAGGTGTAAATTTTATGGGGAATTTAGCGATCCCAATTTCTGAAAACTCAGAGTTTTATGCGTTCGGAGGAAGAAATTATCGGGATACTGACGCTTTTGCTTTTACGAGGAACAATCCTACCGCCAGAAATGTCGTGGATATTTACCCGAATGGTTTTACTCCCAGGATTACCTCAATTATTACTGATAATTCTGTTGCGGCAGGTTTCAGAACAAAAACTGAAAGCGGATGGAATATTGATATAAGCAATACCTGGGGAAAAAACCTTTTCCACTATTATATTAAAGGTACACTCAATGCTTCCCTCGGCGAGAACTCTCCTACAGATTTTGATGCCGGTGGCCATAATTTGAGTCAGAATGTAATCAACCTGGATTTTTCCAAATATTACGAAGATATGCTCGAAGGTGTAAATTTTGCATTTGGAGCTGAATACAGAACGGAAAACTTTGAGATTTTTGCCGGAGAAGAAGGATCTTACGCGACCTACGATGAAGATGGTCGTCCTATTATTAATCCGGATATTCAGCAACAACCTATAGATCCAATGACGGGTGATCCAAGACCAGGAGGTTCCCAGGGATTCCCCGGTTATGGTCCGGCCAATGAGGTAGACCGAAGCAGATCTAATGTATCTCTATATGCCGATGCTGAATTTGAATTTACCGAAGCATTTTTACTGGCAGCTGCAGCAAGGTTTGAAAATTACAGTGATTTTGGAAGTACTATTAATGGTAAACTGGCAGCAAGATTAAAAGCTACAGACGATATTAATATTAGAGGTTCTGTAAGTACAGGTTTTAGAGCTCCATCTTTGGCTCAGATCTATTACAACCTAAAGTTTACCAACTTTGTTGGAGGTGATGCTTTAGAATCCCTGTTATCTCCTAATAATAGCCCGGTTACTGCCTCTTTTGGAATTGGAGCGTTACAGGAAGAAACTGCTTTAAACGCCTCACTAGGTTTTACGGCTAATTTTGGAAAATTCACTGCAACGGTAGATGGGTACTATATCAATGTTCAGGATCGTATTGTGCTGACCGGGAATTTTGACGCGCCACAAATAGATAATGTGGAAGCTGCTCAGTTCTTCGCTAATGGGGCTGATACTGAAACTGTAGGTTTGGATATTGTATTATCTAATGAGTTTGAGATTGGCGAAGGAAAGCTTACTACCAGCTTTATAGGTAACTTCAACAATATGGAGATTACCGAGGTGAAAAATGGCAATTTAAATGAACAAACCTTTTTTGGGGAACGGGATAAGTCTTTCTTGCTTGCCTCTGCACCAGATAGCAAATTAACCCTGAACCTCATTTATGATATAGAATGGTTTGATGCTGCCCTGGGACTTACAAGGTTTAGTGATGTGACCTTGCTCGATTTCCAGATGTTAGAACCCGTTGAGGATTATGGTAGTTTAGCTAATCAGGTAGACGCAGCTTCAGATGTATATGATTCTAAAATAGTAACCGATCTTAATCTCGGGTTTAAATTGAATGATGTCTTAAAGCTTAATGTAGGTAGCAATAATTTATTCAATGTATATCCAGATCAGCAGGATGACTGGACAGAAGCTGGAGGATATTGGGATGCTGTTCAAATGGGATTTGGTGGAGCTTACTATTATGCTAAACTGAATATCAGGCTTTAA
- a CDS encoding 4Fe-4S dicluster domain-containing protein: protein MAIVITDECINCGACEPECPNTAIYEGADDWRYADGTDLEGDVVLPGGKEADANEAQEPISDELYYIVPDKCTECQGFHEEPQCAAVCPVDCCVPDDEHVESEEELLAKQRFMHHDE, encoded by the coding sequence ATGGCAATTGTTATAACCGATGAATGTATAAACTGCGGGGCTTGTGAGCCGGAATGTCCTAATACCGCAATTTATGAAGGAGCCGATGACTGGAGGTATGCCGACGGAACAGATCTTGAAGGAGATGTAGTACTTCCCGGCGGTAAAGAGGCCGATGCAAATGAAGCACAGGAACCTATTAGTGATGAATTATACTATATAGTTCCAGATAAATGTACAGAGTGTCAGGGTTTTCATGAAGAGCCACAGTGTGCAGCGGTATGTCCGGTAGATTGTTGTGTACCGGATGACGAGCATGTGGAGAGCGAAGAGGAGTTACTGGCTAAACAGCGCTTTATGCATCATGATGAGTAA